The following are encoded in a window of Leptotrichia trevisanii DSM 22070 genomic DNA:
- a CDS encoding lytic transglycosylase domain-containing protein: MKKIVIILLFLLSFLTFSANNEAMINYIIKSSGGKTSRSDAQKIVNTVNRVSSQYNFSPAYIYGIIEAESNFRNLPANRADARGVMQVTPGSSAAQVGCTGNLYNIEYNIECGVKYFDWMRKNASHYGIKNLSDLAAAYNCGPGCFKSGRWKNVSETTNYIKKVPAYGNKIASTAGLSPLDMTQFPAGTGGTTVSGNNIKTASVNSSLMVDWDAVQSEIAGMINDGISKLAPGLLVLLSVLTVLEIMWILYGYIVKNVLENLWMSLLRIMIRFSILAYVIPNAISLIDMGYGIFSGIGSYFMGNSGGTVTLNSIWAIAGRETGKILKIINESNFNFFNIVTDSRLFFEELGKMLLLIGVIILVYYFVVRIIFEMMMAVLQFRMALGLSWIFLPFDVNSITKRDLGNKSLTTLFLTGTKIVVIMALGGIVFKNLDAAGFGEVTFKELKYETIFLFITVGMVMAFIMNKADRITTTLAKGN; this comes from the coding sequence ATGAAAAAAATAGTGATAATTTTACTTTTTCTTCTGTCTTTTTTAACTTTTTCTGCAAATAATGAAGCAATGATAAATTATATAATAAAGTCTTCAGGTGGAAAAACAAGTAGAAGCGATGCTCAGAAAATAGTGAATACAGTAAATCGGGTGTCTTCTCAGTATAATTTCTCTCCAGCATATATATATGGAATTATTGAAGCGGAATCTAATTTTAGAAATTTACCTGCAAATAGGGCAGATGCACGTGGCGTAATGCAGGTAACTCCTGGTTCTTCAGCTGCACAAGTGGGGTGTACGGGAAATTTATACAATATTGAATACAACATTGAGTGTGGTGTAAAATATTTTGACTGGATGAGAAAAAATGCTTCACATTATGGAATAAAAAATTTATCTGATTTGGCGGCCGCATATAACTGTGGACCAGGATGTTTTAAGTCAGGCAGATGGAAAAATGTCAGTGAAACAACAAACTATATTAAAAAAGTTCCTGCTTATGGAAATAAGATTGCAAGCACCGCAGGGCTATCTCCACTTGATATGACACAATTTCCTGCTGGAACAGGAGGAACAACAGTATCAGGAAATAATATTAAAACAGCTTCAGTAAATTCTTCATTGATGGTAGATTGGGATGCTGTTCAGTCAGAAATTGCAGGAATGATAAATGATGGAATCAGTAAACTTGCTCCTGGATTATTAGTTCTGTTAAGTGTACTCACAGTTCTTGAAATAATGTGGATTTTATATGGCTATATAGTAAAAAATGTGTTGGAAAATTTATGGATGTCCTTACTCAGAATAATGATAAGATTTTCGATACTGGCATATGTTATACCTAATGCAATTTCATTAATTGATATGGGATATGGAATATTTTCTGGAATTGGCTCATATTTTATGGGAAACAGTGGAGGAACTGTAACTTTAAACAGCATATGGGCAATAGCTGGAAGGGAAACAGGGAAAATCTTAAAGATTATTAATGAATCAAACTTTAATTTTTTCAATATTGTTACTGATTCAAGGCTATTTTTTGAAGAACTTGGGAAAATGTTATTGTTAATAGGAGTTATTATTCTTGTGTATTATTTTGTGGTAAGGATAATATTTGAAATGATGATGGCGGTATTGCAGTTTAGAATGGCATTGGGATTATCTTGGATATTTTTGCCTTTTGATGTGAATTCGATTACAAAAAGGGACTTAGGAAATAAATCATTGACAACACTGTTTCTCACAGGAACTAAAATAGTTGTAATAATGGCACTGGGAGGAATAGTATTTAAAAACTTGGATGCGGCAGGATTTGGGGAAGTTACTTTTAAGGAATTAAAATATGAAACTATATTTTTGTTTATCACAGTAGGAATGGTAATGGCTTTTATAATGAATAAAGCTGACAGGATAACAACAACACTTGCCAAAGGAAATTAA